The Aquila chrysaetos chrysaetos chromosome 6, bAquChr1.4, whole genome shotgun sequence genome window below encodes:
- the CDC42 gene encoding cell division control protein 42 homolog isoform X2, giving the protein MQTIKCVVVGDGAVGKTCLLISYTTNKFPSEYVPTVFDNYAVTVMIGGEPYTLGLFDTAGQEDYDRLRPLSYPQTDVFLVCFSVVSPSSFENVKEKWVPEITHHCPKTPFLLVGTQIDLRDDPSTIEKLAKNKQKPITPETAEKLARDLKAVKYVECSALTQRGLKNVFDEAILAALEPPETQPKRKCCIF; this is encoded by the exons ATGCAGACGATCAAGTGTGTAGTTGTGGGTGATGGTGCTGTTGGTAAAACCTGTCTCTTAATTTCTTATACAACAAATAAATTCCCATCGGAATATGTACCAACG GTTTTCGATAACTATGCTGTAACAGTGATGATTGGAGGAGAGCCTTACACCCTAGGCCTCTTTGATACTGCAG GTCAGGAAGACTATGATAGATTACGACCCCTCAGCTATCCACAGACAGATGTATTTCTGGTCTGTTTTTCAGTGGTGTCTCcttcttcatttgaaaatgtgaaagaaaag TGGGTACCTGAAATTACTCACCACTGTCCAAAGACTCCTTTCCTGCTTGTTGGGACCCAAATTGATCTAAGAGATGATCCCTCAACAATTGAGAAACTTGCCAAGAACAAGCAGAAGCCCATAACTCCAGAGACGGCTGAAAAACTGGCCCGGGACCTGAAGGCTGTCAAATACGTGGAATGCTCTGCACTTACGCAG AGAGGTCTGAAGAATGTGTTTGATGAGGCTATCCTAGCTGCCCTCGAGCCTCCGGAAACTCAGCCCAAAAGGAAGTGCTGTATATTCtaa
- the CDC42 gene encoding cell division control protein 42 homolog isoform X1: MQTIKCVVVGDGAVGKTCLLISYTTNKFPSEYVPTVFDNYAVTVMIGGEPYTLGLFDTAGQEDYDRLRPLSYPQTDVFLVCFSVVSPSSFENVKEKWVPEITHHCPKTPFLLVGTQIDLRDDPSTIEKLAKNKQKPITPETAEKLARDLKAVKYVECSALTQKGLKNVFDEAILAALEPPEPKKTRRCVLL; this comes from the exons ATGCAGACGATCAAGTGTGTAGTTGTGGGTGATGGTGCTGTTGGTAAAACCTGTCTCTTAATTTCTTATACAACAAATAAATTCCCATCGGAATATGTACCAACG GTTTTCGATAACTATGCTGTAACAGTGATGATTGGAGGAGAGCCTTACACCCTAGGCCTCTTTGATACTGCAG GTCAGGAAGACTATGATAGATTACGACCCCTCAGCTATCCACAGACAGATGTATTTCTGGTCTGTTTTTCAGTGGTGTCTCcttcttcatttgaaaatgtgaaagaaaag TGGGTACCTGAAATTACTCACCACTGTCCAAAGACTCCTTTCCTGCTTGTTGGGACCCAAATTGATCTAAGAGATGATCCCTCAACAATTGAGAAACTTGCCAAGAACAAGCAGAAGCCCATAACTCCAGAGACGGCTGAAAAACTGGCCCGGGACCTGAAGGCTGTCAAATACGTGGAATGCTCTGCACTTACGCAG AAAGGCCTAAAGAATGTATTTGACGAAGCGATATTGGCTGCCCTGGAGCCTCCGGAGCCGAAGAAGACTCGCAGGTGTGTGCTGCTATGA
- the CDC42 gene encoding cell division control protein 42 homolog isoform X3, with translation MQTIKCVVVGDGAVGKTCLLISYTTNKFPSEYVPTVFDNYAVTVMIGGEPYTLGLFDTAGQEDYDRLRPLSYPQTDVFLVCFSVVSPSSFENVKEKWVPEITHHCPKTPFLLVGTQIDLRDDPSTIEKLAKNKQKPITPETAEKLARDLKAVKYVECSALTQDTGTEGGVVRLTAVHPGNP, from the exons ATGCAGACGATCAAGTGTGTAGTTGTGGGTGATGGTGCTGTTGGTAAAACCTGTCTCTTAATTTCTTATACAACAAATAAATTCCCATCGGAATATGTACCAACG GTTTTCGATAACTATGCTGTAACAGTGATGATTGGAGGAGAGCCTTACACCCTAGGCCTCTTTGATACTGCAG GTCAGGAAGACTATGATAGATTACGACCCCTCAGCTATCCACAGACAGATGTATTTCTGGTCTGTTTTTCAGTGGTGTCTCcttcttcatttgaaaatgtgaaagaaaag TGGGTACCTGAAATTACTCACCACTGTCCAAAGACTCCTTTCCTGCTTGTTGGGACCCAAATTGATCTAAGAGATGATCCCTCAACAATTGAGAAACTTGCCAAGAACAAGCAGAAGCCCATAACTCCAGAGACGGCTGAAAAACTGGCCCGGGACCTGAAGGCTGTCAAATACGTGGAATGCTCTGCACTTACGCAG GATACTGGCACTGAAGGTGGTGTTGTGAGGCTCACTGCAGTTCATCCTGGGAATCCCTAA